The sequence atcgttattatcgaACACGGCATCGTTTTCTCTTGCGGACCCGGGCATCCTCACAGTCCCCCCGCCAACacacggcaatcaatcaatcaatcgtatttattgagcgcttactatgtgcagagcactgtactaagcgcttgggaagtacaacccaagggggcaggagaagcagagggTCTTCACCCCGGAGCTGACCGCcggccacccatccacccaccaacCCACCTCCCCAGCGGGCACGGGGGTACGGGTTGGCATGGTCAGGACCGGACGACACAGCAGCCCCGTTCCCCGGCCAAGGACGGGGCACCGACCCCGGCCCCTTCCACACCCCCGCTGATGGGCCAGAGAGGTTTAGATGAGACTCCGCTTTAAATTGTTGGAAGTGTTTATACACAGGCATTGGGGTACTGCCAACTGGCATGATTCCAGAGTACAGGCATTGGGGGAGGCGGGAACTCGGGAGAAGGGGCAGGTGAGTGTGGTTTTGGGCACACATGTGACTCTCTGTGGGGCATCAAGGAGGGGCCGGGCTCCACTAACCCACTTCCCCCTCACTGCTGGACAATGCGGCAGCCCGAAGCGCTGGCTCGTGGGGGGCTCTTTGTGCCGACTCCACCCCTGCCATCCACTACGGTTACCCGTGCCCTCGCCCTCTGGCCCAGGGAAGCAAGTGGCACCTCCAGACCAGGGCCCCTCTGAACCCTTCCCTCGACAGCCTTGCCCCCTACCCCGCCCCTCGACTCCCTGCCTGCTCCGTGGCTGGGATCCTGTGTTTCTATCAGAGAATAAGGCACTTCGGGAGCACTTTGGCTGGTTCGGTCTTCgctagtctagatggggaaagagCTGGTTAGTTTTTTTCAAGTTAACTGAATGAAGCTGAATTCAGCTTCCAGGCTaggggatggggggcgggcggggagcaCGCGGGGTGCCCCAAGGCCACAGGGATCAAGCGTCGGGTGGATGGGTGGAAAAGCCCGGGCACCCAAAACCAAGCACCACGCTGGTCCATCCCATCTGCCCCACGGTCCCCAGGACCAGTGATTAATCGCATTAAGCCCGTCCGTGAAGGACCGGGGCTCTACAAAGCAAGAGGAGTGGCACAGAGGCTGGTGTGGGGGGGGTGCCCGGCCCCTGAGGTCCGGGAGTAGAGATGGGGAGGCCAGCTGGAGGTGGAAGATGGACAGGGCCAGTATACCACGGCCCAGCCATTTGCAAGGGAGGCCACCCCAGCGCGGTTCCCAGGCTGCCCGGGACCTCAGCGGGAACAGGCCGGGTGAGGGTTTGGGGGTcggggaggagaagggcagaaAAGGCACAAATCTTTTCCTGCCTGGATGTAGACATCCAGGCGGGCCGGGGCCAGGGGTCCTCCGGCAACAGTCGCGGCCCCTGATGCCTCCAGTCGCCCCTATGCAGTTTTAGAGGCCCCGTCCGGGACAGGTCAGCTCCGAAACAGGGAGAAGCAACTGCGGCCTGGGTTTGGGGCATCATCAGCTACATGGCTGCGGGCACGAGAGCGAGGGATCCAAGGGAGCTGGAGACAACTCAAGGGCAGCCCTCGGCCCTGCTCGCCACCCTGCAAGGTGGCTCCGACCCATTTCAGGGCACCCCTTTAGCGGGGCGGAGGGCAAATCGGTCCAGTGACCGACTGGGCAACCCCGAGGCTTGGCGGACGGTggcagcggggagggggggagggggctgagcgCTCGGCTGCTGTTCAATGGGGCAGCCCATTTGCTTCCCCACCCGGGGAGGCGGACCCCCACCACGGCCTTCTGGGCTTGACGGGTGGCAGAAGAGGAGTCGCCCGCCAGGTGGGCTAAGTGGTGAGTCCCCAGCCGAGCGGGAGGTGGTAGggatgctgggggtgggggtggggggcggaggaggggcagGCGCCCCTCAAGGGGCCTCTAGTCGGACCAGTCATCCTCGTCAAACTCGGAAGAGTCGTCCTCCGAGTCGCTGTACTCCACCGCGATGCGGCGCGAGAGGATGGTGGCCACGTCGTTGCCCACGACGTCGCGCTTCTCCTGCTCGCGCAGCTCCTCCACCTTGCGCAGCTGGAAgcctggcagggagagagggccGGGCGGCCGGGCGGGCAGGTGGGCGAGGGGGCTGCTCATCGGGGGCCTCGGGGAGACCCACATCTCTCCTCACGGCCCAGGCTCTCACCCGTGGGTGACGGCTTGCGGACAGGGGCCCCGCCAAGCATCCTGGCATGCAGGATTTCTTGCTCCTATCTCCTTAGGTGGGCGGCCTCCCCCATCAAGATGGCATTTCCTAGAGGGCACACTTTGACAGACTGAAGCTGTGGGCCCgggttgggtggggggctggggtccCACCAAACACGGCCAAATAGAAAGGACAAGAAGAGCGCTCGCACCGCATCTCAGCAGGGGCGCCTCGTATTAGGCCTCGGGGCCACCCTAGACCCCGGGGGAGCGCAGGCCTGCCAGAGGGGCTCAACTAGGAGAAGCCCAGGCCCTCTGAgggggtgagacaggaaggtttctGGCCGAGGAGAAGCCGGGAAGGGACTGACCTTGGCGGATGGCGGACAGTAAGTCGCTGCGCGCGTCGCTCACGGGAGGCAGGCTGGACTTCTGCTTCGAGGCGGGCGTGTccgaggggggcggcgggggcggcggctgaCCGTCCGGGCCTCCGAAAGGCGGGGGAggcgggccgggcgggggcggagggggggggggtggggggggagcacCGCCCGCCGGTTGGGAGGCGGGCGGGGGCGGAAGAGACGGATAATCTACCGCCGGGGGTGGCggcggaggagggggtggaggagcggCAAAGTCAGGGTGGGGCGGGAAGGCCGGGGGGGAGGGCGGCGGAGGGGTGGTTGGGGGGGGCATAGCCggtgggcggcggcgggggcaccCCGCCggtcgggggcggcggcggcgggggcgcgaAGCCCGGCCGGGGGCCCGGCGGGGAGCCGAGCGGCGGGGCGGGAGGCGGGTGGCTCGGGCTGACCAGGCTGGACCTCTTGGGGCCCGCGGAGCCGGAACCCCTGCGGTCGTCCACCGGGTAGCTGCCGGGAACAGGCGGGAGGGCGGGGTGGCGGTGAGGGGGAGCCGGGGGATCTCCCGCCCGACCCGCGACTGCACAGGGCCccagaggggggggggggggggggctccgggGCCCACAGCCTCCCCACTGGGTCTCCCTCGGAGCGGGCCGGGGCCGAGCCCGCCGCCCGCCTCGGAGGTGGGGGGCCAAGAGCAGGCTCACCTGAACTCCAGGGGCGGGGGCGGCAGCAGGCTGTCATCGGGGAAAGACGGGGACGGCGGGGAGTTGGAGTCGGACGTCGGGGGCAGGGGGTAGCCACCGCCCGTGTCCATGCTGTCGCTGGAGCCGATGCTGCCGTTCTGGTACACCAGGTTGGGCGGGTACCTGCGAGAAGCCCACCGGCTAGGAGCCCGGCCCGCGCCCTGGCGGCCCGAGGAGCCGGCCGCCCCCAGGAATGGCGATGCCCCGCGGGCTGCGTCTTAGgaccccaccaccctccccggcatctgatcagtaataataatcagggtacttgttaagcgcctgctccgttgcaagcaccgttctacgcgctggggtacgttggacccagtccctgtctcacccggggctcatactcttaatttccacttcacagatgaggtaactgaggcctatggaagcgacctgcccaaggtcacacggcggacaagtgacggagccggaattagaggagaagcgtggctcagtggaaggagctcgggctttggagtcagaggtcacgagttcaaatcccggctccgccacttgtcagctgggtgactttgggcaagtcacttcacttctctgggcctcagttacctcatctgtagaatggggattaagactgtgagccccacgtgggacaacctgatcaccttgtaacctccccagcgcttagaacagtgctttgcacatagtaagcgcttaataaatgccatcatcatcatcatcaattagaaGCCACGTCCGTCTCCCAGGTCGAGGATCTATTCACGGAGCCACGCCACCAGGACGCGTGACCGCGCGGTCAGATGGCGGCCCCCTCCGCCCGTCCCTCCCGggacccctccccacatcccctcgAGCCCGGCGCTCCGCCTACCCCGCCGGCCCCAGCTTCTCTTTGGACTCCACGAACTCCTGCCCCATCTTCAgcttctcccactcttccttgCGCGTCTTGATCTTCCGCGGGTTCACGTTCCCACGGTTCGGAttgtccttcttctctttctggaACGGCAAGGCGGCGGGGGAGCCCATTTACGACGTGCCCGGGACGCCCCGCGGTAGTCCCCCACCGGCCCACCCATCTCCGCCCCTCACCCGGTGCTTTCGCTTCTCTTTCATGATGTCTTTAGTGTCCTGAAGCATCTTCTCCTTCCAGAGATCAAAGAAGTACGACGGGTCCGTGTAGAATTTGAGCGCCTCCTTGCCATCATCCCTGCGGAGAGGAGACGGTCCGTAGTCAGGCGGCGAGCCGCAAACCGCCCCCCAACACGGTACTTGTGCCCTGGGCACGGGGACCCCTGGGCAGAGTGACCCCCTAAAAGCGCCTGGGCCGCACTTCCTCGCCCCCAGCCCCCTAACGAGGCAACCCCTCTGCTTCTCCTACCCGTTGCGGCACCTGTTCAGGGCTCACTATGCGCTAAGCGTTGTGCTAAGCGTCGGGGGTGAGACCATCACTTCGGCCACAGTCCCCGTTCCTcgtcaggctcacggtctaagtaggaatcGCCTTTTTACAGGCAAGGAAACCGAGGCGCGGAgaggcggcttgcccaaggtcacggagcaggagagcggcagggctgggatgagaagtcgagtctcctctgactgccaggactgggctcttccgtaataatcaatcaatcaatcaatcatatttattgagtgcttactgtgtgcagagcactgtactaagcgcttgggaagtacaaattggcaacatatagagacggtccctacccaacagtgggctcacagtctagaagggggagacagagaacaaaacaaaacatattaacaaaataaatagaatagatatgtgcaagtaaaataaataaataaatagagtaagaaatacatacaaacatatacatatatacaggtgctgtggggaagggaaggaagtaagacggggggatggagagtgggaggagggggagaggaaggagggggctcagtctgggaaggcctcctggaggaggatcaccatcttgtaataataatgatgatggcatttattaagcgcttactacgtgcaaagcactgttctaagcgctggggaggttacactgcTTCGCCCCTACTTCAGGTCTGTCAGAGGCCCCCAGGGGCCCGATGGCTCCTGTCCAAGGGCTTCTGAGGCCCTACGTTTGACCCTTCCCTCAAGGTCAGGGGAAAGGGATTTCTACGGAATAGGGGACAGTAGGAAAACGACTGGATGGCCCTGAGGAGCAGAGAGCTCGCCCAGCCCGGGGGCAACACcaaccatctccttcccctcccctccctacgaCGGAGAGTCAGTCGCTGCGCGCATCGCTcacgggaggcagggaagttcGACGACCACGACCACCTGGCACCGTTCGGTGCCAGGAGTCCCTCAAATTGGCCGCGGACCACCCAGTTCtggatctatcctatttattttattctgttagtatgtttggttttgttctctgtctcccccttttagactgtgagcccactgttgggtagggactgtctctatatgttgccaatttgtacttcccaagcgcttagtacagtgctctgcacatagtaagcgctcaatctattctatttattttattttgttagtatgtttggttttgttctctgtctcccccttttagactgtgagcccactgttgggtagggactgtctctctatgttgccaacttgtacttcccaagcgcttagtacagtgctctgcacatagtaagcgctcaataaatacaattgatgatgatgatgatgatgaggggtcaGAGGAGCCCAGGGCCCAGGGCGGCGCTTACCTGTACGGGGAGAGGTTGTTGAGGGGCGGAGGGGTGTTGCAGACGTTGTACGTCTCCAAGACCGGCACCGGGAGGGAATTTCGGTCAAAGAGCTTCTGGTCCTGGGCGGTGGAGCTCCGGAAGGCCTTGCGGGTGTTGATGCCCTGGAGTGATACTGGCAGGGGGGGGCAGGAGTCAGACGTGAGCCCTGTGCCCGGCTCGGGCGGCTCCCGAGGAGGCCCTGGCACGCTCTCTACGACGGAGAATCGTGGGGCACCTGCGGCTGAACGGGGATGACCACCCTGCCCAAATCCTCTCCCGACCCCCCGGcagcttcctcaccttcctcttccttggGGTCCAGCTGAGTGACCTTCACCTGTAGACGGTCAACCCTCTCGGCCAGAGAGCTGACCCGGAAGGCGAAGGTGTTGGCCTGGGTGAAGAGCTCCCCGAATATGTCCTCGGCAAACTTGCCTGCCACGAACAAAGGGCCCAGGTGAGGGGCGATCCCATGAGGTGGAGGGTGACGGCGGCTCGCCGACCCAGGGGACCGAGGTGTCCAGGACGCCCAGCAAAGACCAGAAGAGTCAAAGGTTCCCCCACTGCCGCGTGagaatcgtatgtactgagcactgactgtgtgcggagcaccgtaccaagcactgggagtgGCCATGGGGCACAGAGGCCCGTCAGCCTGCtgtccataataatactaataatgatggcatttattaagcgcttactacgtgccaagcactgttctaagtgcgggggagattacaaggcgatcaggttgtccctcgtggggctcacagccttaatccccgttttccagaggaggtaactgaggcccagagaagttgcgagcGCAAGGGCTTCCCCGAGGGTGTGAGGGACAGGCCTCAGCGGGGCGAGCTGGCCATCAAGGGGGCTACGAGCCCTTTCCCCCCGTCCTGGTGCCGCACACGGTGGGCAGGTAAGTACCAGGTTCTCTGAGGCACCTCTTCTGGCTGCCATGTTGGGTCTTCCTCCCTATTTTGgcacctagatattcaattaatcatatttatcgagtactctattttacttgtacatatctactctattaattttattttgtgaatatgtttggttttgttctctgtctccctccttctagactgtgagcccactgttgggtagggactgtctctatatcatcatcatcatcaatcgtatttattgagcgcttactatgtgcagagcactgtactaagcgcttgggaagtacaaattggcaacacatacagacagtccctacccaacagtgggctcccagtctaaaagtctatatcatcatcatcatcatcaatcgtatttattgagcgcttactgtgtgcagagcaccgtactaagcgcttgggaagtacaaattggcaacatatagagacagtccctacccaacagtgggctcccagtctaaaagtctatatcatcatcatcaatcgcatttattgagcgcttactatgtgcagagcactgtactaagcgcttgggaagtaca comes from Tachyglossus aculeatus isolate mTacAcu1 chromosome 16, mTacAcu1.pri, whole genome shotgun sequence and encodes:
- the WASF2 gene encoding LOW QUALITY PROTEIN: wiskott-Aldrich syndrome protein family member 2 (The sequence of the model RefSeq protein was modified relative to this genomic sequence to represent the inferred CDS: deleted 1 base in 1 codon) is translated as MPLVTRNIEPRHLCRKTLPSVRSELECVTNITLANVIRQLGSLSKFAEDIFGELFTQANTFAFRVSSLAERVDRLQVKVTQLDPKEEEVSLQGINTRKAFRSSTAQDQKLFDRNSLPVPVLETYNVCNTPPPLNNLSPYRDDGKEALKFYTDPSYFFDLWKEKMLQDTKDIMKEKRKHRKEKKDNPNRGNVNPRKIKTRKEEWEKLKMGQEFVESKEKLGPAGYPPNLVYQNGSIGSSDSMDTGGGYPLPPTSDSNSPPSPSFPDDSLLPPPPLEFSYPVDDRRGSGSAGPKRSSLVSPSHPPPAPPLGSPPGPRPGFAPPPPPPPTGGVPPPPPTGYAPPNTPPPPSPPAFPPHPDFAAPPPPPPPPPPAVDYPSLPPPPASQPAGGAPPPPPPPPPPPGPPPPPFGGPDGQPPPPPPPSDTPASKQKSSLPPVSDARSDLLSAIRQGFQLRKVEELREQEKRDVVGNDVATILSRRIAVEYSDSEDDSSEFDEDDWSD